A stretch of the Panicum virgatum strain AP13 chromosome 9N, P.virgatum_v5, whole genome shotgun sequence genome encodes the following:
- the LOC120690563 gene encoding branched-chain-amino-acid aminotransferase 3, chloroplastic-like, which produces MALLPAAMRSILRARSNRVLRAARDLQAGGGGGGSSLLRRWQSSLPQPDHVDRSDEESGGEIDWDNLGFGLTPTDYMYVMRSSPEDLGAFPRGELCRYGNIELSPSSGVLNYAQGLFEGMKAYRRPGRGGYTLFRPEENARRMQFGAERMCMPAPSVDQFVSAVKETVLANRRWVPPQGKGALYLRPLLMGSGPILGLAPAPEYTFLIYAAPVGNYFKEGLAPINLIVDDEFHRAMPGGTGGVKTIANYAPVLKAQMDAKSKGFTDVLYLDSVHKRYLEEVSSCNVFVVKGGVVATPATRGTILPGITRKSIVELARDRGYKVEERLVSIDDLIDADEVFCTGTAVVVAPVSTVTYQGRRHEFRTGPDTLSQELYTTLTSIQMGLAEDNKGWTVAVD; this is translated from the exons ATGGCTCTCCTCCCTGCCGCCATGAGGTCGATCCTCAGAGCTCGGAGTAACCGTGTTCTTCGCGCTGCTCGCGACTTGcaggccggaggaggaggcggcggctcgagcctCCTGCGCCGGTGGCAATCGTCGCTGCCGCAGCCGGATCACGTCGATAG GTCCGACGAGGAGAGCGGCGGCGAGATCGACTGGGACAACCTCGGCTTCGGCCTCACCCCGACCGACTACATGTACGTCATGCGGTCCTCGCCGGAGGACCTCGGCGCCTTCCCCCGCGGCGAGCTCTGCCGGTACGGCAACATCGAGCTCAGCCCCTCCTCCGGCGTCCTCAACTACGCCCAG GGGCTGTTCGAGGGGATGAAGGCGTACCGGCGGCCGGGCCGCGGCGGCTACACGCTGTTCCGGCCGGAGGAGAACGCGCGGCGGATGCAGTTCGGCGCCGAGCGCATGTGCATGCCGGCGCCGTCCGTGGACCAGTTCGTCAGCGCCGTCAAGGAGACCGTCCTCGCCAACAGGCGCTGG GTGCCGCCGCAGGGAAAGGGGGCCCTGTACCTCCGGCCCCTGCTCATGGGGAGCGGCCCGATTCTCGGGCTGGCGCCGGCTCCCGAGTACACGTTCCTCATCTACGCCGCGCCCGTCGGAAACTACTTCAAG gagGGCCTGGCGCCGATCAACCTCATCGTCGACGACGAGTTCCACCGCGCCATGCcgggcggcaccggcggcgtcAAGACGATCGCCAACTACGCGCCG GTGCTCAAGGCGCAGATGGACGCCAAGAGCAAGGGGTTCACGGACGTGTTGTACCTCGACTCGGTGCACAAGCGGTACCTGGAGGAGGTCTCGTCGTGCAACGTGTTCGTCGTCAAGGGCGGCGTCGTCGCCACGCCGGCCACCAGGGGCACCATCCTGCCGGGGATCACGCGCAAGAGCATCGTCGAGCTCGCCAGGGACCGCGGATACAAG GTGGAGGAGCGCCTCGTCTCCATCGACGACCTGATCGACGCCGACGAGGTGTTCTGCACCgggacggcggtggtggtggcgccggtgtcgacggtGACGTACCAGGGGAGGAG GCACGAGTTCAGGACCGGCCCGGACACGCTGTCGCAGGAGCTGTACACGACTCTGACGTCCATCCAGATGGGCCTGGCCGAGGACAACAAGGGATGGACGGTAGCAGTAGATTAA
- the LOC120690566 gene encoding uncharacterized protein LOC120690566 has protein sequence MAAAAARGLGSLVQQPSGLSSLRVVARRLMSSTPGAGEDLKKAGVLADQISKLVKESPTAGEDLKKAGVLADQISKLVKESPMLCCPFCGEAVLKCHNMDGLEEIDAADPSGQAEGWSSWLWKKICKW, from the exons atggcggctgCAGCTGCGAGAGGATTGGGCTCCCTGGTCCAGCAGCCATCAGGTCTTTCGTCTCTGCGGGTCGTCGCAAGGAGATTGATGAGCAGTACTCCTGGT GCTGGTGAGGACCTGAAGAAGGCTGGTGTGTTGGCTGACCAAATTTCCAAGCTTGTTAAAGAATCCCCAACG GCTGGTGAGGACCTGAAGAAGGCTGGTGTGTTGGCTGACCAAATTTCCAAGCTTGTTAAAGAATCCCCAATG CTTTGTTGCCCTTTCTGCGGGGAGGCCGTCTTGAAGTGTCACAACATGGATGGATTGGAGGAAATAGATGCTGCAGATCCTTCTGGTCAG GCTGAAGGTTGGTCATCCTGGTTGTGGAAGAAGATTTGTAAGTGGTGA